The following coding sequences lie in one Pseudomonadota bacterium genomic window:
- a CDS encoding Gfo/Idh/MocA family oxidoreductase encodes MSPADAPVKVGVVGAGYWGKNYVRNLANLPGADLRWVCDLDPQALQRCARLAPGARLTAQLDELLADQTLQAVVVATPAPLHCAPTLAALGAGKHVLVEKPMATTTSDAAAMVAAAEAAGRTLMVGHLMLYHPAVERLQRMVREGELGRIYYMYALRVNLGQVRRDENALWSFAPHDLSIIQCLLDQQPETVAARGHAYLQAGVEDVVFLNLDYPDQTMAQIQLSWLDPHKERRLTVVGSRKMVIFDDTHASEKLRVYDKGFDRPLDYESFGEFLALRDGDVHIPSVRLNEPLAAECLHFLDCVRSGATPRTSARDGLAVVNVLDAAARSLLAGGAPMRIAPPLAEG; translated from the coding sequence ATGAGCCCGGCAGACGCGCCGGTCAAGGTGGGCGTCGTCGGCGCGGGCTATTGGGGCAAGAACTACGTCCGCAACCTCGCCAACCTGCCAGGGGCCGACCTGCGCTGGGTCTGCGACCTCGATCCCCAGGCCCTCCAGCGCTGCGCGCGGCTCGCGCCGGGTGCTCGGCTGACCGCGCAGCTCGACGAGCTGCTGGCCGATCAAACGCTGCAGGCCGTGGTCGTCGCCACGCCCGCGCCGCTGCATTGCGCACCGACCCTCGCCGCGCTGGGCGCGGGAAAGCACGTGCTGGTCGAGAAGCCGATGGCCACGACGACGAGCGACGCGGCCGCGATGGTCGCCGCGGCCGAGGCCGCCGGTCGAACGCTGATGGTCGGCCACCTGATGCTCTACCATCCGGCGGTCGAGCGCCTGCAGCGCATGGTGCGCGAGGGCGAGCTCGGTCGGATCTATTACATGTATGCGCTGCGCGTGAACCTCGGACAGGTGAGGCGCGACGAGAACGCCCTCTGGAGCTTCGCGCCGCACGATCTGAGCATCATTCAATGCCTGCTCGACCAGCAGCCGGAGACGGTCGCGGCCCGCGGTCATGCCTACCTGCAGGCGGGCGTCGAGGATGTGGTCTTCCTCAACCTCGACTATCCCGATCAGACGATGGCGCAGATCCAGCTCTCGTGGCTCGATCCGCATAAGGAGCGACGCCTGACCGTGGTCGGATCACGCAAGATGGTGATCTTCGATGACACCCACGCCAGCGAGAAGCTACGCGTCTATGATAAGGGCTTCGATCGGCCGCTCGATTACGAGTCGTTCGGCGAGTTTCTCGCGCTGCGCGACGGGGACGTGCACATCCCGAGCGTGCGGCTCAACGAGCCGCTCGCCGCCGAATGCCTGCACTTCCTCGATTGCGTACGAAGCGGCGCCACGCCGCGCACGAGCGCGCGCGACGGCCTGGCCGTGGTCAACGTGCTCGATGCCGCCGCGCGATCGCTGCTCGCCGGCGGCGCGCCGATGCGCATCGCGCCGCCGCTGGCGGAGGGCTAA
- a CDS encoding YhbY family RNA-binding protein has protein sequence MALRGFQRTFLRGLAHSLQPVVHVGHEGASDAVAEALDEALTAHELIKVRMRQPADKRELAQHLATSASAQLCGLVGHTAILYRPHPTSPRLQLPERAGPSRTLPRALPEPRPTGTRRQS, from the coding sequence ATGGCCCTACGCGGCTTCCAACGCACCTTCCTGCGCGGCCTCGCGCATTCGCTGCAGCCGGTGGTGCACGTCGGCCACGAGGGTGCCAGCGACGCGGTGGCCGAGGCGCTCGACGAGGCGCTGACGGCTCATGAGCTGATCAAGGTCCGGATGCGCCAACCGGCCGACAAACGGGAGCTGGCGCAGCACCTGGCGACGAGCGCGAGCGCGCAGCTCTGCGGCCTCGTCGGCCACACGGCCATCCTCTATCGCCCGCATCCCACCAGCCCCCGGCTGCAGCTCCCCGAGCGTGCCGGCCCTTCACGCACCTTGCCGCGCGCCTTGCCTGAACCTCGGCCGACCGGCACTCGCCGCCAGTCCTGA
- a CDS encoding tetratricopeptide repeat protein: protein MGRGDIPDEIAVEPASAPGVPWPPAGGEPNSAAGGAGGAFDPLALLAGLAPQPAAVFDSDPGFASEAAAPAPVVAESWDPLAPAAADPPLNVSNAAFDSTVAAPVAALPFDALGSDASFDLVESPRYRRRRGRRWLAISAALAVLAVSSALAYRRWRDDRRLEAEWVGVRAGLLMGTGTGMAQAKQALQRAEALPHGDAELLAAQALVEAATAVDLGEDRLPAARKLLRRVGRGDSEWRTAAEGFLALVDDPQTAAGYLKKGTEIYASSALLRHLRGRALALAGQAEAADQAFRDAITLAPAALAPRVAHGVLLGSRPAGLPAAMTELDALVQAHPDYVPALVARSRLRADQGVDLDAAAADAARVTSELAATAGRAQRAWAQLVSAKVARQRNDVPAMQAALDAAVKAAPCCDAVFHDQLAAELQTLHRWSDVATQAAAALRLAPRGGAYAQRLVRALLQLGRPAAAASRLISAPANDPETELLRGWLAYAEGRYVQAQRLLEPLTRRPETARDAVVYWALARARSGESAAALEQLAVLQQRATDDDGVLQAIGRVRLWSGALGEAERALKQAWKLNALDPATPTLLAEVASARHEVPRARQRFARALALRTDYVPARLGLATLLLRNGNVAEARAVLERLAAEDRQGSEYHVVAARLALAAGEFDDAATAIGAARGAGLAAPSLQLLQGQLALGRGQAGAALAPLREARRGAGTDVEVLVALGQAARRSRALGEATEALDAALQRDSGDPDALFERGLLALDENDPPLAVRRLSDALEQMGLRGWPRPRLAPVHTALGRAHLAQGDSGRAIAQLQDAIDLDPAAAEPYYRLALVYQRLDHAQRTSEYLLKAFERDSQRTELLFDLGQTYAKLGDAKVALRYLDQYLGLGAGATRVRAARALAATLRR from the coding sequence ATGGGTCGTGGTGATATCCCCGACGAAATAGCAGTTGAGCCCGCGTCCGCTCCTGGCGTGCCCTGGCCCCCGGCCGGCGGGGAGCCGAACTCCGCCGCTGGAGGGGCTGGTGGTGCCTTCGATCCGCTCGCGCTGCTTGCTGGTCTGGCGCCGCAGCCCGCTGCGGTCTTCGATTCCGACCCGGGCTTCGCGTCCGAGGCCGCGGCGCCCGCGCCGGTCGTCGCGGAGAGCTGGGATCCGCTGGCCCCTGCCGCCGCCGATCCGCCGCTCAACGTCTCGAACGCGGCGTTCGACAGCACCGTTGCGGCGCCGGTTGCGGCCCTTCCCTTCGACGCCCTGGGCTCCGACGCCAGCTTCGATCTGGTCGAGTCTCCGCGCTATCGCCGGCGCCGTGGGCGCCGTTGGTTGGCTATCTCGGCGGCGCTCGCGGTGCTGGCCGTGTCCAGCGCTTTGGCCTATCGGCGCTGGCGCGACGATCGGCGCCTCGAGGCGGAATGGGTGGGCGTGCGCGCGGGCCTGCTGATGGGCACGGGCACGGGGATGGCGCAAGCCAAGCAAGCCCTGCAGCGCGCCGAAGCGCTGCCGCACGGCGACGCCGAGCTGCTGGCGGCGCAGGCCCTGGTGGAGGCCGCGACCGCGGTGGATCTGGGGGAGGACAGGCTGCCGGCGGCGCGGAAGCTGTTGCGGCGCGTCGGTCGCGGTGATTCCGAATGGCGCACCGCGGCGGAGGGCTTCCTCGCGTTGGTCGACGATCCTCAAACGGCCGCTGGCTACCTCAAGAAGGGGACCGAGATCTACGCCAGCAGCGCGCTCTTGCGGCATTTGCGCGGTCGGGCCTTGGCCTTGGCAGGGCAAGCCGAGGCCGCAGACCAGGCCTTTCGCGACGCCATCACCCTGGCGCCAGCGGCGCTCGCGCCCCGCGTTGCGCACGGCGTCCTGCTCGGCAGCCGGCCGGCCGGCCTGCCGGCCGCGATGACCGAGCTCGATGCGCTCGTGCAAGCCCATCCGGACTACGTTCCGGCGCTCGTCGCTCGTTCGCGGCTGCGTGCCGATCAGGGCGTGGACCTCGACGCCGCGGCTGCCGATGCCGCCCGCGTCACCAGCGAGCTCGCCGCGACCGCCGGGCGCGCGCAGCGCGCGTGGGCCCAGCTCGTCTCGGCCAAGGTGGCGCGGCAGCGCAACGACGTGCCCGCGATGCAGGCCGCGCTCGACGCCGCCGTCAAGGCCGCCCCGTGCTGTGACGCCGTCTTCCACGACCAGCTCGCGGCCGAGCTGCAAACGCTCCATCGCTGGAGCGACGTCGCCACGCAGGCCGCGGCCGCGCTGCGGCTCGCGCCACGAGGCGGTGCCTACGCCCAGCGGTTGGTTCGAGCCCTGCTGCAGCTCGGCCGGCCGGCGGCCGCGGCCTCGCGGCTGATCAGCGCGCCCGCGAACGACCCGGAGACGGAGCTCTTACGCGGGTGGTTGGCCTACGCCGAGGGGCGCTACGTGCAGGCGCAGCGGCTCCTCGAGCCGCTTACGCGCCGACCCGAAACGGCGCGCGACGCCGTCGTCTACTGGGCGCTGGCCCGCGCCCGCAGTGGCGAGTCGGCCGCGGCGCTTGAGCAACTCGCGGTCCTGCAGCAGCGCGCGACCGACGACGACGGCGTGCTGCAGGCGATCGGTCGCGTGCGGCTGTGGAGCGGAGCGCTCGGTGAGGCCGAGCGCGCGCTCAAGCAGGCCTGGAAGCTCAACGCCCTCGATCCGGCCACGCCCACGCTGCTGGCCGAGGTCGCGTCGGCGCGCCACGAGGTGCCGCGCGCCCGGCAGCGCTTCGCCCGCGCGCTGGCCTTGCGCACCGACTACGTGCCGGCGCGTCTCGGCCTGGCCACGCTCCTGCTGCGCAACGGCAACGTCGCTGAGGCGCGCGCGGTGCTCGAGCGCCTCGCCGCCGAAGATCGGCAGGGCAGCGAATACCATGTGGTGGCTGCCCGGCTGGCCCTCGCGGCGGGCGAGTTCGACGACGCCGCCACCGCGATCGGCGCGGCGCGGGGCGCCGGCCTCGCGGCGCCGTCGCTGCAGCTCCTGCAGGGCCAGTTGGCGCTCGGTCGCGGGCAGGCAGGGGCGGCGCTGGCGCCCCTGCGCGAGGCGCGCAGGGGCGCGGGAACCGATGTCGAGGTGCTGGTCGCCCTGGGCCAGGCGGCGCGGCGCTCCCGTGCGCTCGGCGAGGCGACCGAGGCGCTGGACGCGGCGCTGCAGCGCGACAGTGGTGATCCCGACGCGCTCTTCGAGCGTGGGCTCTTGGCCCTGGATGAAAACGACCCTCCCTTGGCCGTCCGTCGCCTGAGCGACGCGCTGGAGCAAATGGGCTTGCGCGGCTGGCCCCGGCCCCGCCTGGCGCCCGTCCACACGGCGCTCGGTCGGGCCCACTTGGCGCAAGGCGACAGCGGTCGCGCGATCGCTCAGTTGCAGGATGCCATCGACCTCGACCCGGCTGCTGCCGAACCCTACTACCGGCTGGCGCTCGTCTATCAGCGCCTCGATCACGCGCAGCGCACCTCTGAGTACTTGCTCAAGGCCTTCGAGCGCGATTCGCAGCGCACTGAGCTACTCTTCGACCTCGGCCAGACCTACGCCAAGCTCGGCGACGCGAAGGTGGCGCTGCGCTACCTCGACCAGTATCTTGGCCTCGGCGCCGGTGCCACCCGGGTCCGGGCCGCCCGAGCCCTGGCGGCGACGCTGCGCCGCTGA
- a CDS encoding thermonuclease family protein, whose protein sequence is MRGGGRGGAGGDGGAPRRERSGGGSRALPLLQVLLLLVGCGAPSPPPPHAAWQVQVIAVTDGDTLRVRRDGQNTIIRLHGVDAPERAQPFGERASQFASSFAFGRSATIEPITVDRYSRLVARVFVDGRCLNEELVAQGLAWHYRRYSTSATLEQLEGAARAARRGLWSEADPVPPWDWRRQHPRSAGKASSKQLMAARAGVRAQALAAAPESAASAPARGGGWIGNVRSRVFHRSDCTAARCKRCTLAFASAKAALRAGYRPHTTCDPNKLNSQ, encoded by the coding sequence ATGCGCGGCGGCGGGCGCGGCGGCGCAGGTGGGGACGGGGGCGCGCCGCGCCGCGAACGCAGTGGCGGCGGTTCGCGAGCGCTGCCCCTGCTGCAGGTCTTGCTGCTGCTGGTGGGCTGTGGCGCGCCCTCGCCACCACCACCCCACGCTGCCTGGCAGGTGCAGGTGATCGCCGTGACGGACGGCGACACCCTGCGCGTGCGCCGCGACGGGCAGAACACCATCATCCGGCTCCATGGGGTCGACGCCCCCGAGCGCGCCCAGCCCTTCGGCGAGCGTGCCAGCCAGTTTGCGTCGAGCTTCGCCTTCGGTCGCAGCGCGACCATCGAGCCAATTACGGTCGATCGCTACAGTCGCCTGGTGGCGCGCGTCTTCGTCGACGGCCGCTGCCTGAATGAGGAGTTGGTGGCCCAGGGCCTCGCCTGGCATTATCGCCGTTACAGCACCAGCGCGACGCTCGAGCAGCTAGAAGGCGCGGCCCGCGCAGCCCGGCGTGGCCTTTGGTCGGAGGCCGACCCCGTGCCGCCCTGGGATTGGCGACGGCAGCACCCCCGCAGTGCAGGCAAGGCGAGCAGCAAGCAGCTCATGGCCGCGCGCGCGGGCGTCCGTGCCCAGGCATTGGCCGCCGCGCCGGAATCCGCGGCCAGCGCCCCGGCTCGTGGCGGCGGATGGATTGGCAATGTCCGATCCCGTGTCTTTCACCGCTCCGATTGCACGGCGGCTCGGTGCAAGCGCTGCACGCTGGCCTTCGCCAGCGCAAAGGCAGCGCTGCGTGCCGGATATCGGCCGCACACCACCTGCGACCCGAACAAGCTCAATAGCCAATGA
- a CDS encoding TrpB-like pyridoxal phosphate-dependent enzyme, whose amino-acid sequence MNGKKILLGEEHIPRQWYNVLPDLPVPLPPVIHPGTRKPIGPEDLAPIFAMPLIAQEVSQERWIDIPDEVRDVYKIWRPTPLVRADRWERALDTPAHIYFKWEGSSPAGSHKLNTAVAQAFYNKVEGQTRLSTETGAGQWGSSLAFACNVFGLDCKVFMVRVSYDQKPHRRTMMQAWGATVAASPSTETKAGRDILARDPNSAGSLGIAISEAVEVALAEPGTKYTLGSVLNHVLLHQTVIGLEAKQQLELAGEAPDVMIGCVGGGSNFGGFALPFIRDKLVHGAKTRFIAVEPTACPTLTRGKYLYDFGDTACSTPLMKMYTLGHNFIPESIHAGGLRYHGMAPLVCHLYDLGLIEARALPQSGVFAAALSFARAEGLIPAPEPSHAVKAAMDEALRCKVSGERKVIVFNLCGHGHFDMAAYELYLSGRLRDHEHPEHAIEEALKDLPGLQPSLT is encoded by the coding sequence ATGAACGGAAAGAAGATCCTGCTCGGCGAAGAGCACATCCCTCGGCAGTGGTACAACGTCCTGCCCGACTTGCCGGTGCCCCTGCCGCCGGTGATCCACCCGGGGACGCGGAAGCCGATCGGACCCGAGGATCTGGCGCCGATCTTCGCCATGCCGCTGATCGCCCAGGAGGTCAGCCAGGAGCGCTGGATCGACATCCCCGATGAGGTCCGCGACGTCTACAAGATCTGGCGCCCCACCCCGCTCGTGCGGGCCGATCGCTGGGAGCGCGCGCTCGATACGCCGGCCCACATCTACTTCAAGTGGGAGGGCAGCAGCCCGGCGGGCAGCCATAAGCTCAATACCGCGGTGGCGCAGGCCTTCTACAACAAGGTCGAGGGGCAGACGCGCCTGAGCACGGAGACGGGCGCGGGGCAGTGGGGCAGCTCGTTGGCCTTCGCCTGCAACGTCTTCGGCCTCGACTGCAAGGTCTTCATGGTCCGCGTAAGCTACGACCAGAAGCCGCACCGCCGGACGATGATGCAGGCTTGGGGTGCGACCGTGGCGGCCAGTCCGAGCACGGAAACCAAGGCTGGTCGCGACATCCTGGCTCGCGATCCCAACTCGGCGGGCAGCCTTGGCATCGCCATCAGCGAGGCGGTAGAGGTCGCGCTAGCGGAGCCCGGCACTAAGTACACGCTGGGCAGCGTGCTCAACCACGTGCTGCTGCACCAGACGGTGATCGGCCTCGAGGCCAAGCAGCAGCTCGAGCTGGCTGGCGAGGCGCCGGACGTGATGATCGGCTGCGTCGGTGGCGGCTCGAACTTCGGTGGCTTCGCCCTGCCCTTCATCCGTGACAAGTTGGTCCACGGCGCCAAGACGCGCTTCATTGCGGTCGAGCCGACCGCCTGCCCGACGCTGACGCGCGGCAAGTATCTCTACGATTTTGGCGACACCGCCTGCAGCACGCCGCTGATGAAGATGTACACGCTCGGCCATAACTTCATCCCGGAGTCGATTCATGCCGGCGGCCTGCGCTACCACGGGATGGCCCCGCTCGTGTGCCATCTCTACGACCTCGGACTGATCGAGGCCCGGGCGCTGCCGCAGTCGGGGGTGTTCGCGGCGGCGCTGAGCTTCGCGCGCGCCGAGGGGCTGATTCCCGCGCCAGAGCCGTCGCATGCGGTGAAGGCGGCGATGGACGAGGCGCTGCGCTGTAAGGTCAGCGGCGAGCGCAAGGTCATCGTCTTCAACCTCTGCGGCCATGGTCACTTCGACATGGCCGCCTACGAGCTCTATCTCAGCGGCCGGCTGCGGGACCATGAGCATCCCGAGCACGCGATTGAAGAAGCCCTCAAAGACCTGCCCGGGCTGCAGCCAAGCCTGACCTGA
- a CDS encoding CBS domain-containing protein: MVQTVRSMLRGKGHEVWSIGPSSTVYEAIRLMSDKGVGALVVLDGQRLVGIISERDYTRNVILKERASRSTNVAEIMSRKVYYVDPERTAEECMALMTERRVRHLPVLDQQAVVGVISIGDVVKAVIHAKGLLIEQLERYIIGG; this comes from the coding sequence ATGGTCCAAACGGTTCGCAGCATGCTGCGCGGCAAGGGACACGAGGTCTGGTCGATCGGGCCGTCGAGCACCGTCTACGAGGCGATTCGGCTGATGTCCGACAAGGGCGTCGGGGCGCTGGTGGTGCTCGATGGGCAGCGACTGGTGGGCATCATCTCGGAGCGCGACTACACCCGAAACGTGATCCTCAAGGAACGCGCGTCGCGCAGCACGAACGTGGCCGAGATCATGTCGCGGAAGGTCTATTACGTCGATCCCGAGCGCACGGCGGAGGAGTGCATGGCGCTGATGACCGAGCGGCGGGTGCGACACCTGCCGGTGCTCGATCAGCAGGCCGTGGTCGGCGTGATCTCGATCGGTGACGTCGTCAAGGCGGTGATCCACGCCAAGGGCCTGCTGATCGAGCAGCTCGAGCGCTACATCATCGGCGGCTAG